The DNA region AGCTATATTCGGCTTTCCTTCTTAGTTAAGATAGCCTTTTTTTAAAGAATGCATGCAATTAGGAGGAAAATTTTAAATGGCAATTACTGCAAAACAAGTTAAAGAATTACGCGACCGCACTGGTGTAGGTATGATGGATGCTAAGAAAGCCTTAGTTGAAGTTGACGGAGATATGGACAAAGCTATCGACTTCCTACGTGAAAAAGGTATCGCTAAAGCTGCTAAGAAAGCTGACCGTGTTGCTGCTGAAGGTTTAACTAAAGCTGTAGCTAAAGGGAACGACGCTGTAATTGTAGAAGTTAACTCTGAAACTGACTTCGTTGCACGTAACGATCAATTCGTTGAATTACTAGAAACTGTTGCATTAGCTATCTTAGAGCAAAAACCTGCTACTGTAGAAGCTGCTTTAACTGATGTAACTGTTGAAGGTAAAGACTTAGATACATACATTAAAGAAAAAGCTGCTGTAATCGGAGAAAAAATCTCATTACGTCGCTTTGAAACTTTAACAAAAACAGATGACCAAGAATTTGGTACATACTCTCACCAAGGTGGACGTATTTCTGTTCTTACATTAATTGACGGTAACAGCCCTGAATTTGCTAGCATGGTATCTATGCACATCGGTGGTATGAAACCTCAATTCTTAAACGAAGAATCTGTACCTGCTGAAGTTTACGAACATGAAAAAGCAGTTCTTACTGAACAATCATTAAACGAAGGTAAACCAAAAGAAATCGTTGAAAAAATGATTACTGGTCGTTTACGTAAATTCTTCGCAGAAATCTGCTTAGTTGATCAAAAATACTTATTAGATGACAGCAAAACTGTTGCAGAAGTTGCAAAAGAAAACAATGCTGAAATCAAAGGTTTCTTCCGTTTTGAAGTCGGCGAGGGTATCGAAAAACGCCAAGACGACTTCGCTAGTGAAGTTGCTGCTCAAATGGGTAAATAATTTAACAACATCCCGATATAGACTTTTTGAATTTGCTTAAAATAGAGAAGTAATGAAGAGGGAATTTAAAATAGGTTGGGAAAGGTTTCTTTCTCAACCTTTTTAGTAAGGAGAATAGAATGACAGAACCTAAATACAAACGCGTAGTTTTGAAACTTTCAGGTGAGGCTTTATCTGGTAACAACGGTTTCGGTATTGATCCAGAAACAATGAAGGGTATTGCTAAAGAAATCAAAGAAGTTCACCGTTTAGGCGTACAAATCTCAATCGTCGTAGGTGGCGGTAACATTTGGCGTGGTAAAACTGGGGAAGAAATGGGTATGGAACGTGCACAAGCAGACTACATGGGTATGCTAGCAACAATCATGAACGCCCTAGGTTTACAAGATGTTTTAGAAAATATTGGCGTGCCAACTCGCGTACAAACTTCAATCGACATGCGTCAAATCGCGGAACCATATATCCGCCGCCGTGCTGAGCGTCACTTAGAAAAAGGACGTGTCGTTATTTTTGCTGGGGGTACTGGTAATCCTTACTTCTCAACAGATACAACAGCCTCTCTACGTGCTGCTGAAATTGAAGCAGATGTTATTTTAATGGCGAAAAATGGCGTAGACGGTGTATATTCAGACGATCCTCGTAAGAACGACGCTGCTGTTAAATACGAAAAATTATCGCATTTAGAAGTCATCAGCAACAATCTACAAGTAATGGACACTACAGCTTCATCATTAAGCATGGACAACAATATTCCTTTAGTTGTATTCAACCTAAATGAAGAAGGCAATATCCGCCGTGTTATCCTTGGTGAAGAAATTGGTACTACAATAGAAGGGTAAGGGAGAATTTTCAATGGCTATTGATAATTTACTAAAAGAAACAAAAGACCGTATGTTGAAATCTGAAGAAGCATTTACACGTACGCTTGCACGTATCCGTGCTGGTGTGGCCAATGCTTCTTTACTAGACGGCATTACTGTTGAATACTACGGTGTACCAACTGACTTACGTCAATTGGCAACAATCACTATTCCAGAGCCTCGTATGTTACAAATCTCTCCATACGACAAAAGTTCTTTAAATGATATCGACCGTGCATTACAACAATCTGACTTAGGTATTCCACCTACAAATGATGGTTCTGTAATTCGTTTGATTATCCCAGCTTTAACACAAGAACGTCGTAAAGAGTTAAGTAAAACAGTTGGAAAAGACTTGGAAGACGCTAAAATAGCTATCCGTAACATCCGTCGTGACGCGATTGATGAAACGAAAAAAGCTGAAAAAGCAAAAGAAATCACTGAAGATGACGTACGTTCATACGAAAGTGACATTCAAGACTTAACAAACGCTGCAATTAAAAACGTTGAGAAAATCGCTTCTGATAAAGAAGACGAAATCATGAACGTTTAATCTAGCATCTGTTCAGACAATAATACAAAGAAAGCCAGCAGGCATCCTATTAGATGACCTGTTGGCTTTTTTCGTATATCTATATGGGATATTTTGCTGGTCGATTATGTAGACCGGGATGGCCATTGAACTTCTTGTTAATCGTAGTTTTTGCGCAAACGAATGGTAAATATG from Aerococcus urinaeequi includes:
- the tsf gene encoding translation elongation factor Ts, which codes for MAITAKQVKELRDRTGVGMMDAKKALVEVDGDMDKAIDFLREKGIAKAAKKADRVAAEGLTKAVAKGNDAVIVEVNSETDFVARNDQFVELLETVALAILEQKPATVEAALTDVTVEGKDLDTYIKEKAAVIGEKISLRRFETLTKTDDQEFGTYSHQGGRISVLTLIDGNSPEFASMVSMHIGGMKPQFLNEESVPAEVYEHEKAVLTEQSLNEGKPKEIVEKMITGRLRKFFAEICLVDQKYLLDDSKTVAEVAKENNAEIKGFFRFEVGEGIEKRQDDFASEVAAQMGK
- the pyrH gene encoding UMP kinase — translated: MTEPKYKRVVLKLSGEALSGNNGFGIDPETMKGIAKEIKEVHRLGVQISIVVGGGNIWRGKTGEEMGMERAQADYMGMLATIMNALGLQDVLENIGVPTRVQTSIDMRQIAEPYIRRRAERHLEKGRVVIFAGGTGNPYFSTDTTASLRAAEIEADVILMAKNGVDGVYSDDPRKNDAAVKYEKLSHLEVISNNLQVMDTTASSLSMDNNIPLVVFNLNEEGNIRRVILGEEIGTTIEG
- the frr gene encoding ribosome recycling factor, which gives rise to MAIDNLLKETKDRMLKSEEAFTRTLARIRAGVANASLLDGITVEYYGVPTDLRQLATITIPEPRMLQISPYDKSSLNDIDRALQQSDLGIPPTNDGSVIRLIIPALTQERRKELSKTVGKDLEDAKIAIRNIRRDAIDETKKAEKAKEITEDDVRSYESDIQDLTNAAIKNVEKIASDKEDEIMNV